One segment of Methanofastidiosum sp. DNA contains the following:
- a CDS encoding bifunctional alpha,alpha-trehalose-phosphate synthase (UDP-forming)/trehalose-phosphatase, which yields MKRLLIVSNRLPITIEKNNGDLNFKHSVGGLATGLASFYTNYDSAWIGWCGLSSDKINIDEKKYIKSKLLEEYQNYPVFLSKKDIEQYYNGFCNSTLWPLFHGFTQYTEYVKKNWEAYKSVNEKFCEAVCEIAKTEDTIWFHDYHLMLLPKLIREKLPQTSIGFFLHIPFPSFEIYRLLPWRREILEGLLEADLIGFHISDYSRHFLSGVLRVLGFENVAGKVFTGKSFFEADAFPMGIEYDKFSNMVKDANVQKKINEIREKIGEYKIIFSIDRLDYTKGILQRLEAYDYFLDKYPMYRGKVELILVTVPSRTKVEHYEKLKNKIDERVGKINGKYGRVNWTPIIYLYRYISYYSLLSLYNLSDVGLVTPIRDGMNLIAKEFIASKSDGKGVLILSEMAGASVELGEALIVNPNNIEEIADAIRKALEMPLDEQIERNRIMQKRLKKYNVTRWAEDFMIKLEEVKNEQRTLEVKLILTSTKQSMIDRYKNSENRLFLLDYDGTLVPFSNAPHKASPDNELISILKNLSNDSKNNVVIISGRDKNTLESWFKDINLSLIAEHGGQIKEKGSNWILTEPEGEDWKEKILPLLELYVDRTPGSLIENKELSLVWHYRKVDPELAAIRSRELKAALMHLTSNLNVGVFEGNKIIEIKNINIDKGQATSNWLNKKKWDFIFAIGDDFTDEDIFKVVPENAYSIKVGIEPSQAKYNVKSPKEVRILLKELNSPISND from the coding sequence ATGAAAAGATTATTAATAGTTTCAAACAGACTGCCTATAACTATAGAAAAAAATAATGGAGATCTAAATTTTAAGCACAGCGTGGGTGGTCTTGCTACAGGACTTGCATCTTTCTATACAAACTATGATAGCGCTTGGATAGGTTGGTGTGGCCTTTCTTCAGATAAAATAAACATCGATGAAAAGAAATATATTAAGTCAAAATTATTAGAAGAATATCAAAATTACCCTGTTTTCTTATCAAAGAAAGACATTGAACAATATTATAACGGATTTTGTAATAGTACTTTATGGCCACTTTTTCATGGATTCACACAGTATACAGAATATGTAAAAAAGAATTGGGAGGCTTATAAAAGCGTAAACGAGAAATTCTGTGAAGCCGTATGTGAAATTGCAAAGACTGAAGATACAATTTGGTTTCATGACTACCACCTAATGTTACTTCCAAAACTAATTAGAGAAAAATTGCCTCAAACTTCAATAGGATTCTTCTTACATATTCCATTCCCATCTTTTGAGATATATAGGCTGTTACCTTGGAGAAGAGAGATTCTTGAGGGACTTCTTGAAGCTGATTTGATTGGGTTTCATATATCTGATTATTCAAGACATTTCTTATCTGGAGTATTAAGGGTATTAGGGTTTGAAAATGTTGCAGGTAAGGTCTTCACAGGAAAAAGTTTTTTTGAAGCAGATGCATTTCCTATGGGAATAGAGTATGATAAATTCTCAAATATGGTAAAAGATGCAAATGTTCAGAAAAAAATAAATGAAATACGTGAAAAAATTGGAGAATATAAAATTATTTTCTCAATTGATAGACTTGATTATACAAAAGGAATTCTTCAAAGACTAGAGGCGTATGACTATTTTCTTGATAAATATCCTATGTATAGGGGGAAGGTTGAATTAATACTTGTAACAGTTCCATCAAGGACTAAAGTTGAACATTATGAAAAACTTAAAAACAAGATTGATGAAAGAGTTGGAAAAATAAACGGAAAATATGGTAGAGTAAACTGGACACCAATTATATATCTATATCGGTATATCTCGTATTATTCTCTTCTTTCATTGTACAATCTTTCTGATGTGGGATTAGTAACCCCCATAAGAGATGGAATGAATTTAATTGCTAAGGAGTTCATCGCTTCGAAAAGTGATGGAAAAGGTGTACTTATTCTTAGCGAAATGGCCGGTGCTTCAGTTGAACTTGGAGAAGCATTGATAGTTAATCCAAATAATATAGAAGAAATTGCAGATGCGATTAGAAAAGCATTGGAAATGCCACTTGATGAACAGATTGAAAGAAATAGAATCATGCAAAAAAGATTAAAAAAATATAATGTAACAAGATGGGCAGAAGATTTTATGATAAAACTTGAAGAAGTAAAAAATGAACAGAGAACGCTTGAAGTAAAACTTATTCTAACTTCAACTAAACAGAGCATGATAGATAGATACAAAAACAGTGAAAATCGTTTGTTCTTGCTCGATTATGATGGAACTTTAGTCCCTTTTTCAAACGCACCTCATAAGGCATCGCCCGATAATGAATTAATTTCTATTCTAAAAAATCTTTCAAATGATTCTAAAAACAATGTTGTCATAATAAGTGGGCGCGATAAAAATACTCTTGAGAGTTGGTTTAAAGATATTAATCTAAGTCTGATAGCCGAACACGGCGGACAAATTAAAGAAAAAGGAAGTAATTGGATTTTGACTGAACCAGAAGGAGAGGATTGGAAAGAAAAAATCTTACCCCTATTGGAATTGTATGTCGATAGAACTCCCGGATCATTAATCGAAAATAAGGAACTTTCCCTTGTTTGGCACTATAGAAAAGTAGATCCCGAGTTAGCAGCTATAAGATCCAGAGAACTAAAAGCAGCTTTAATGCACCTAACATCTAATCTAAATGTGGGAGTTTTTGAAGGTAATAAAATTATTGAAATTAAGAATATTAACATAGATAAAGGGCAAGCAACTTCCAACTGGCTTAATAAGAAAAAATGGGATTTTATATTTGCTATTGGTGATGATTTCACAGATGAAGATATTTTTAAAGTAGTACCAGAAAATGCATATTCTATAAAGGTAGGTATAGAGCCTTC